The genomic interval CAACAGAAAAGATTATTGAGGCAATCATAGTAATACATTGGCCCTCAAAACCAAATTTGTTAATCAATCATGATATGTCGGTTTTCAAAAGCTTGCTCTGATGAAAATCCGTGATGGAATGAAGCATGTGGTAAATAGTTTTTAATTTTTTCTCTGCGTCTCTGTGTCTCTGCGGTGAACGGTGACACGAAATTAAAAGCGAGTAATGGGTAACTAATTACCAGTTACCAGTTACCAGTTACTAAAGAAGGAGGAAAAATAAAAAATGGGTAAAAAGTATTATCTGATGTCGCCAGGACCTACCTCAGTTCCACCAGAGGTAAGTTTAGCTGAGGCAAAACCGATTCTTCACCATCGGACAAAGGACTTTGAAGCGGTGCTTGGTAAGGTAAATGAGGAGATAAAATATCTATTCCGAACACAAAATGATGTTTTTACCTTTGCTTCATCAGGAACAGGGGCAATGGAATCAGCCGTGGCAAATCTGCTCTGTGCTGGTGATACTGCTCTGGTTGTCCGAGGTGGAAAATTCGGTGAACGGTGGGGAAATATCTGTAAGGCTTATGGTGTTAATTTTATTCCTTTAGACATAGAATGGGGTTGTGCGGTTAGCGCTAATGAGATTGAGGCTAAATTAAAGGAGAATCCAGATATAAAGGCGGTATTTACTACCCTGTGTGAGACCTCTACGGCAACCCTTATGCCGATTAAAGAAATTGGTGAGGTAGTTGCCAAAACTACTGCGTGTCTGGTGGTAGATGCGGTTAGCGGTCTGGGCGTGGATGAATTCAGGATGGATGAGTGGAATGTCGATGTCGCCGCAGTTGGCTCTCAAAAGGGCTTGATGATTCCACCAGGATTGGCTTTTGCCGCAGTTAGCCCCAGGGCAATGGCAATGAGTAAAACTTCGACCTTACCTAAATTCTATTTCTCTTTTGCGGCGTATAAAAAAGGATTGGAATCTGGTGAACCGCCTTATACCCCTCCTGTTTCTTTGATTTATGCCTTGCAACAGGCACTTGATATGATTAAACAGGAAACTATAGAAAAGGTATGGCAAAGACATGCCATTTTGGCACAAGCTACCCGCGCCGGAATTACAGCATTAGGCTTACGACTCCTATCAAAAAACCCGGCAAATGGACTGACGGCGGCTTTTGGACCTGGAGAAGATGACGCCGGGATTATTGTTAAAAAATATAGCCAATTAGGGATAACCGTAGCCGGCGGTCAGGACCATCTCAAAGGAAAAATATTTAGAGTTGCTCACATGGGTTATGCAGAGATGTTTGATGTCATCATGGCTATCTCTGCCTTAGAAATGATACTGATGGAGATGGGCTATAAATTTGAGATTGGGGCGGGGGTAAAAGCCGCTGAGGAGGTACTCCAGAAGGTATAGCGAATTAGAAGACTTAATGAGTGATAACTATTGTCGGAGAAAATTATGGACAAACAGATTAAACAAATTACCGAAGATATAGAGTTCATAAAAGGTGTCTATAAAAGATTAATAACAATGCTCCCATCTTTTAACATTAC from bacterium carries:
- a CDS encoding alanine--glyoxylate aminotransferase family protein — encoded protein: MGKKYYLMSPGPTSVPPEVSLAEAKPILHHRTKDFEAVLGKVNEEIKYLFRTQNDVFTFASSGTGAMESAVANLLCAGDTALVVRGGKFGERWGNICKAYGVNFIPLDIEWGCAVSANEIEAKLKENPDIKAVFTTLCETSTATLMPIKEIGEVVAKTTACLVVDAVSGLGVDEFRMDEWNVDVAAVGSQKGLMIPPGLAFAAVSPRAMAMSKTSTLPKFYFSFAAYKKGLESGEPPYTPPVSLIYALQQALDMIKQETIEKVWQRHAILAQATRAGITALGLRLLSKNPANGLTAAFGPGEDDAGIIVKKYSQLGITVAGGQDHLKGKIFRVAHMGYAEMFDVIMAISALEMILMEMGYKFEIGAGVKAAEEVLQKV